The Xanthomonas sontii genome contains a region encoding:
- the rodA gene encoding rod shape-determining protein RodA — MKDFLRWLVDIGGRFTRTLDWPLCLALGALMAMGLAVLKSAGGMHLVMAQGARFAIGAAAMWSLSRVSALRLRAWTPLIYALSMLPLLAVFVLGTGKYGRQWLDLKVFYLQPAELLKISMPMMVAWYLHRMPLPPRIPTVLVSAVIIGIPTALIMLQPDFGTGVLIAASGGFVLLLAGLPWWWVGIAVGGVAAAAPVAWLWLLRPYQKDRIMMFLNPENDALGAGWNIIQSKIAIGSGGLHGKGWGMGSQSHLNFIPEQTTDFAFSVLSEEFGWIGVATVMTLYLIVIGRCLWIASQARDTFSRLLAGATGLAFFVYVLVNGGMISGLLPVVGVPMPLMSYGGTSAVSLLAGLGLVMAVKAHRPVHGY; from the coding sequence ATGAAGGATTTCCTGCGCTGGCTGGTCGACATCGGCGGCCGCTTCACCCGCACCCTGGACTGGCCGCTGTGCCTGGCCCTGGGCGCGCTGATGGCGATGGGGCTGGCGGTGCTCAAGAGCGCCGGTGGCATGCACCTGGTGATGGCGCAGGGCGCGCGTTTCGCCATCGGTGCGGCGGCGATGTGGAGCCTGTCGCGGGTGTCGGCGCTGCGCCTGCGCGCCTGGACCCCGCTGATCTACGCGCTGTCGATGCTGCCGTTGCTGGCGGTGTTCGTGCTGGGCACCGGCAAGTACGGGCGGCAGTGGCTGGACCTGAAGGTGTTCTACCTGCAGCCGGCCGAGCTGTTGAAGATCAGCATGCCGATGATGGTGGCCTGGTACCTGCACCGCATGCCGCTGCCGCCGCGCATCCCGACCGTGCTGGTCAGCGCGGTCATCATCGGCATTCCCACCGCCTTGATCATGCTGCAGCCGGACTTCGGGACCGGCGTGCTGATCGCCGCCAGCGGTGGCTTCGTGCTGCTGCTGGCCGGCCTGCCGTGGTGGTGGGTGGGCATCGCCGTCGGCGGCGTCGCCGCGGCCGCGCCGGTGGCCTGGCTGTGGCTGCTGCGGCCCTACCAGAAGGACCGCATCATGATGTTCCTCAACCCGGAGAACGACGCGCTCGGCGCCGGCTGGAACATCATCCAGTCCAAGATCGCGATCGGTTCCGGCGGCCTGCACGGCAAGGGCTGGGGCATGGGCTCGCAGTCGCACCTGAACTTCATTCCCGAGCAGACCACCGACTTCGCGTTCTCCGTGCTCAGCGAAGAGTTCGGCTGGATCGGCGTGGCCACGGTGATGACCCTGTACCTGATCGTGATCGGGCGCTGCCTGTGGATCGCCTCGCAGGCGCGCGACACCTTCTCGCGGCTGCTGGCCGGCGCCACCGGCCTGGCGTTCTTCGTCTACGTGCTGGTCAACGGCGGCATGATCTCCGGGCTGCTGCCGGTGGTCGGCGTGCCGATGCCGCTGATGAGCTACGGCGGCACCTCGGCGGTGTCGCTGCTGGCCGGGCTGGGCCTGGTGATGGCGGTGAAGGCGCACCGTCCGGTGCACGGCTACTGA
- a CDS encoding virulence factor family protein, with protein sequence MKFLRVLLLTSVVLGLSGYALLRYYFPPGALHARGYGRTTLVHPQGAPQGLVILLASGSPAQRQDAARRIAASGALVAVVDGQRYLKHLRRGGHGCDKAWHDAERLSRRLQRQLHGDSYYLPVLAGTGTAATLAARIVGAAPSATLGGAIGVAPAPTEVCAGTAAATAAQGFVDTVAAPADGGVDAALAARVAAHLHARGRGGALDDLPLTELPSATPGAPLAIVLSGDGGWRDIDKGMAEALQRRGIAVVGWDSLRYFWRAKPPARASADLSRVIAYYQQRWRPQKILLVGYSFGATTLPFMVNRLPPAQREQVGLVALLGLEHKADFQIRVRGWLNLGDDDDALPVQPELARIPAAQLLCVYGDKEKDTLCPQLRARGAEVVVLHGGHHFDQHPAGLATIVDDRWQQLSADARLPVAELPEPRPAAAAASPAATLPPSHAALRQ encoded by the coding sequence ATGAAATTCCTGCGCGTGTTGCTGTTGACGAGCGTGGTGCTGGGCCTGAGCGGCTATGCACTGCTGCGCTATTACTTTCCGCCGGGGGCGCTGCACGCCCGTGGCTACGGGCGCACGACCCTGGTGCATCCGCAGGGGGCGCCGCAGGGCCTGGTGATCCTGCTGGCCAGCGGCAGCCCGGCGCAGCGGCAGGACGCCGCGCGGCGCATCGCCGCCAGCGGCGCGCTGGTCGCGGTGGTCGACGGCCAGCGCTATCTGAAGCACTTGCGCCGTGGCGGCCACGGCTGCGACAAGGCCTGGCACGATGCCGAACGGCTGAGCCGGCGGCTGCAGCGGCAGTTGCACGGCGACAGCTACTACCTGCCGGTGCTGGCTGGCACCGGCACCGCCGCGACCCTGGCCGCGCGCATCGTCGGCGCGGCGCCCTCCGCGACCCTGGGAGGCGCGATCGGCGTGGCGCCGGCACCCACCGAGGTCTGTGCCGGCACCGCCGCCGCGACCGCTGCGCAGGGCTTTGTCGACACCGTGGCCGCGCCGGCCGATGGCGGCGTGGATGCCGCGCTGGCCGCGCGGGTCGCCGCGCATCTGCATGCGCGCGGCCGTGGCGGGGCGCTGGACGATCTGCCGCTGACCGAGCTGCCCTCGGCGACCCCGGGCGCACCGCTGGCCATCGTGCTGTCCGGCGACGGCGGCTGGCGCGACATCGACAAGGGCATGGCCGAAGCGCTGCAGCGCCGCGGCATCGCCGTGGTCGGCTGGGACAGTCTGCGCTACTTCTGGCGGGCCAAGCCGCCGGCGCGGGCCAGCGCCGACCTGAGCCGGGTCATCGCCTACTACCAGCAGCGCTGGCGTCCGCAGAAGATCCTGCTGGTCGGCTATTCCTTCGGCGCCACCACCCTGCCGTTCATGGTCAACCGGCTGCCACCGGCGCAGCGCGAGCAGGTCGGCCTGGTCGCGTTGTTGGGCCTGGAACACAAGGCCGATTTCCAGATCCGCGTGCGCGGCTGGCTCAACCTCGGCGATGACGACGACGCACTGCCGGTGCAGCCGGAACTGGCGCGCATTCCCGCGGCGCAGTTGCTGTGCGTGTACGGCGACAAGGAAAAAGATACGCTCTGCCCGCAATTGCGCGCGCGCGGAGCGGAGGTGGTGGTGTTGCACGGCGGTCACCATTTCGATCAACACCCGGCCGGGCTGGCGACGATCGTCGACGACCGCTGGCAGCAATTGTCCGCCGACGCGCGCCTGCCGGTCGCCGAGCTGCCGGAGCCGCGTCCTGCGGCTGCCGCGGCGTCGCCCGCCGCCACGCTGCCGCCGTCGCACGCCGCGCTCCGGCAATGA
- a CDS encoding glycoside hydrolase family 28 protein, with product MSKPVRVALVSGGVLAAAAFVSAAATGDSRHVVEPHLPPVCVALDATLQAQQRRFADAQERSAPDTARIQAALDRCAAGAHGAVLLRAGSGNAFLSGPLTIRSDTTLAIDSGVTLFASRQPADYQVPGRNACGQAAARSGGCRALIALQGRSLGVMGVRDGAGRQGTIDGRGDLPMLGGSDSWWQFARSAKAAGQTQNAPDLIRAQDVADLQLYHVNLVNAPYFHVFVHGGDGVTVWGVRVRAPANSPNTDGLDLDSVRNATLADNDVMAGDDGIAIKTSAARSADITVRDSRFYGTHGISIGSEVMYGVGNVLVDGNRLVGHDADGIVATDSNGLRIKTGLAKGGPVRDVLYRNTCLFDVAKPLVITPLYGHDHGGSRSGSVPTFAGIVVDGLRAQDTPAGKGSTVQGYSAATPLELVLAHVAADVATLHASNARIGVDQSDLRLSEDSSAASTYATTLAGSIPACSSAPVFPAL from the coding sequence ATGAGCAAGCCTGTGCGCGTCGCGCTGGTGTCCGGCGGCGTACTCGCCGCCGCTGCGTTCGTCAGCGCCGCCGCGACCGGCGATTCCCGCCACGTGGTCGAACCGCACTTGCCGCCGGTGTGCGTGGCGCTGGATGCCACCCTGCAGGCGCAGCAGCGCCGCTTCGCCGACGCGCAGGAGCGCAGCGCGCCGGACACTGCGCGCATCCAGGCCGCGCTCGACCGCTGCGCTGCCGGTGCGCACGGCGCGGTGCTGCTGCGCGCCGGCAGCGGCAACGCCTTCCTCAGCGGACCGTTGACGATCCGCAGCGACACCACGCTGGCGATCGACAGCGGCGTGACCCTGTTCGCCTCGCGCCAGCCCGCCGACTACCAGGTGCCCGGCCGCAACGCCTGCGGCCAGGCCGCGGCGCGCAGCGGCGGCTGCCGGGCGCTGATCGCCCTGCAGGGGCGCAGCCTGGGGGTGATGGGCGTGCGCGACGGCGCCGGCCGCCAGGGCACTATCGACGGCCGCGGCGACCTGCCGATGCTCGGCGGCAGCGACAGCTGGTGGCAGTTCGCGCGCAGCGCCAAGGCCGCCGGCCAGACCCAGAACGCGCCCGACCTGATCCGCGCGCAGGACGTCGCCGATCTGCAGCTCTACCACGTCAACCTGGTCAATGCGCCGTACTTCCACGTCTTCGTGCACGGCGGCGACGGCGTCACCGTGTGGGGCGTGCGGGTCCGGGCGCCGGCCAACAGCCCCAACACCGACGGCCTGGATCTGGACAGCGTGCGCAATGCGACCCTGGCCGACAACGACGTGATGGCCGGCGACGACGGCATCGCGATCAAGACCAGCGCCGCGCGCTCGGCCGACATCACCGTGCGCGACTCGCGCTTCTACGGCACCCACGGCATCTCCATCGGCAGCGAGGTGATGTACGGCGTCGGCAACGTGCTGGTGGACGGCAATCGCCTGGTCGGCCACGACGCCGACGGCATCGTCGCCACCGACAGCAACGGCCTGCGCATCAAGACCGGCCTGGCCAAGGGCGGACCGGTGCGCGACGTGCTCTACCGCAACACCTGCCTGTTCGATGTGGCCAAGCCCCTGGTGATCACGCCGCTGTACGGCCACGACCACGGCGGCAGCCGCAGCGGCAGCGTGCCGACCTTCGCCGGGATCGTGGTCGACGGATTGCGCGCGCAGGACACGCCCGCCGGCAAGGGCAGTACGGTGCAGGGCTACAGCGCCGCGACACCGCTCGAGCTGGTGCTGGCGCACGTGGCCGCCGATGTCGCCACGCTGCATGCCAGCAATGCGCGCATCGGCGTGGACCAATCCGACCTGCGCTTGAGCGAGGACAGCAGCGCGGCCTCGACCTATGCGACCACGCTCGCCGGGTCGATTCCAGCCTGCAGCAGCGCGCCGGTGTTCCCGGCCCTGTAG
- a CDS encoding NAD(P) transhydrogenase subunit alpha, giving the protein MAFTVAVLREEQAEERRVAMVPAVLPKLAKLGAQLRLQAGAGSGSRLPDAAYAGATVLDDAQEVVAGADLLLAVQAPSLRTVAALRPGSMLIAMLYPAKLPGLLELLCERRITAFAMETVPRISRAQALDVLSSQAALAGYYAPLLGAVHLPRILPMMTTAVGSLRAARVLVMGLGVAGLQALATAHRLGAITEGYDVRPETREQAQSVGARFVDTGIDARGEGGYARELSAEERAKAAAVLTQHIQQADLIITTANVPGRTAPILIDREQIAGMKPGAVIVDLAADSGGNCEGSVPGQTVDVGPVTLVAPRNVPSALAQHASELYAKNLLGLLDLLVRDGALAPDFDDAVVAGTALTHDGRLCHPPVPAAAPVPTKES; this is encoded by the coding sequence ATGGCGTTCACTGTTGCAGTCCTGAGGGAAGAACAGGCCGAGGAGCGCCGCGTGGCGATGGTGCCCGCGGTGCTGCCGAAGCTGGCCAAGTTGGGCGCGCAGTTGCGCCTGCAGGCCGGTGCCGGCAGCGGTTCGCGACTGCCGGATGCGGCCTATGCCGGCGCCACCGTGCTCGACGATGCGCAAGAGGTGGTGGCCGGTGCGGACCTGCTGCTGGCCGTGCAGGCGCCATCGCTGCGCACGGTGGCGGCGCTGCGCCCGGGCAGCATGCTGATCGCGATGCTGTACCCGGCCAAGCTGCCCGGCCTGCTGGAGCTGCTGTGCGAACGCCGCATCACCGCCTTCGCGATGGAGACCGTGCCGCGCATCAGCCGTGCGCAGGCGCTGGACGTGCTGTCCAGCCAGGCCGCACTGGCCGGCTATTACGCGCCGCTGCTCGGCGCCGTGCATCTGCCGCGCATCCTGCCGATGATGACCACCGCGGTCGGTTCGCTGCGCGCCGCGCGCGTGCTGGTCATGGGCCTGGGCGTGGCCGGCCTGCAGGCGCTGGCCACCGCGCACCGGCTAGGCGCGATCACCGAAGGCTACGACGTGCGTCCGGAAACCCGCGAGCAGGCGCAGTCGGTCGGCGCGCGCTTCGTCGACACCGGCATCGACGCACGCGGCGAGGGCGGCTATGCGCGCGAACTCAGCGCCGAGGAGCGGGCCAAGGCCGCGGCGGTGCTGACCCAGCACATCCAGCAGGCCGATCTGATCATCACCACCGCCAACGTGCCCGGGCGCACCGCGCCGATCCTGATCGACCGCGAGCAGATCGCCGGCATGAAGCCCGGCGCGGTGATCGTCGATCTCGCCGCCGACAGCGGCGGCAACTGCGAAGGCAGCGTGCCGGGGCAGACCGTGGACGTCGGACCGGTCACCCTCGTCGCCCCGCGCAACGTGCCTTCGGCGTTGGCCCAGCACGCCAGCGAGCTGTACGCCAAGAACCTGCTGGGGCTGCTCGACCTGCTGGTGCGCGACGGCGCACTGGCGCCGGACTTCGACGATGCGGTGGTCGCCGGCACCGCGCTCACCCATGACGGCCGCCTCTGCCACCCACCGGTGCCGGCCGCCGCGCCCGTTCCCACCAAGGAGTCCTGA
- a CDS encoding NAD(P) transhydrogenase subunit alpha, whose protein sequence is MSLDLSMSWLIALYVFMLAAFTGYEVIGKVPSILHTPLMSGSNFVHGIVVVGAMHALFNADTVAGQAIGFVGVLLGAGNAAGGYVVTDRMLAMFKPSAAPAAKE, encoded by the coding sequence ATGTCTCTCGATCTGTCGATGAGCTGGCTGATCGCGTTGTACGTGTTCATGCTGGCCGCGTTCACCGGCTACGAAGTGATCGGCAAGGTGCCGTCGATCCTGCACACGCCGCTGATGTCCGGGTCCAACTTCGTCCACGGCATCGTCGTGGTCGGCGCGATGCACGCGCTGTTCAATGCCGACACCGTCGCCGGCCAGGCGATCGGTTTCGTCGGCGTGCTGCTGGGCGCCGGCAATGCCGCCGGCGGCTACGTGGTCACCGACCGCATGCTGGCGATGTTCAAGCCCAGCGCCGCGCCAGCCGCGAAGGAGTAG
- a CDS encoding NAD(P)(+) transhydrogenase (Re/Si-specific) subunit beta: MLSLLVELSGFAAALLFILGLKRMSSPVTALRGIVLAGIGMLVAVAAAFGYLADLQPAARPHALTNLALALLALLLGGAWAWRSGRRVAVTAMPQMVALYNGMGGGAAAAVAGVALTARQPQQGGLHLAVTVLGALIGAISLSGSVIAWAKLDGRIDTAWRFKGQSAFNAAVFLAALVLGTLVVTGTGGAWAAPAFFIAALGFGVLMTLPIGGADMPVVISLYNAFTGLAVGLEGFALQNPALMIAGMVVGSAGTLLTVLMAKAMNRSLGNVLFSNFGDGAAVVQGDVQGRMTAVEPGDAATSMRYASSVIIVPGYGLAVAQAQGRLYELVKLLQAAGVDVKFAIHPVAGRMPGHMNVLLAEAGVPYDLIYDMEDINDSFASTDVALVIGANDVVNPAARTDKASPIYGMPILNADQAHQVYVIKRGQGKGYAGVENLLFYCDNCDMVYGDAAAVLNRMVQAVKELAA, from the coding sequence ATGCTCTCGCTCCTGGTGGAACTGAGCGGGTTCGCCGCCGCGTTGCTCTTCATCCTCGGCCTCAAGCGCATGTCCTCGCCGGTGACCGCGCTGCGCGGCATCGTCCTGGCCGGGATCGGCATGCTGGTGGCGGTGGCCGCCGCCTTCGGCTATCTCGCCGACCTGCAGCCCGCGGCGCGTCCGCACGCGCTGACCAACCTGGCACTGGCGCTGCTGGCGTTGCTGCTGGGCGGTGCCTGGGCCTGGCGCAGCGGCCGCCGTGTCGCGGTGACCGCGATGCCGCAGATGGTGGCGCTGTACAACGGCATGGGCGGCGGCGCCGCCGCGGCCGTGGCCGGGGTCGCGCTGACCGCGCGGCAGCCGCAGCAGGGCGGCCTGCATCTGGCGGTGACCGTGCTCGGTGCGCTGATCGGCGCGATCTCGCTGTCCGGCTCGGTGATCGCCTGGGCCAAGCTCGATGGCCGCATCGACACCGCGTGGCGGTTCAAGGGCCAGAGCGCCTTCAATGCTGCGGTGTTCCTGGCCGCGCTGGTGCTGGGCACGCTGGTGGTCACCGGCACGGGCGGCGCCTGGGCGGCGCCAGCGTTCTTCATCGCCGCGCTGGGCTTCGGCGTGCTGATGACGCTGCCGATCGGCGGCGCCGACATGCCGGTGGTGATCTCGCTGTACAACGCCTTCACCGGCCTGGCGGTGGGCCTGGAAGGCTTCGCCCTGCAGAACCCGGCGCTGATGATCGCCGGCATGGTGGTTGGCTCCGCCGGCACCCTGTTGACCGTGCTGATGGCCAAGGCGATGAACCGCTCGCTGGGCAACGTGCTGTTCAGCAATTTCGGCGACGGCGCCGCGGTCGTGCAGGGCGACGTGCAGGGCCGCATGACCGCGGTCGAGCCGGGCGATGCGGCGACGTCGATGCGCTACGCCTCCAGCGTGATCATCGTGCCCGGTTACGGCCTGGCCGTGGCGCAGGCGCAAGGGCGGCTATACGAACTGGTGAAGCTGCTGCAGGCCGCCGGCGTCGACGTGAAGTTCGCCATCCATCCGGTCGCCGGGCGCATGCCCGGGCACATGAACGTGCTGCTGGCCGAGGCCGGCGTGCCCTACGACCTGATCTACGACATGGAGGACATCAACGACAGCTTCGCCAGCACCGACGTGGCGCTGGTGATCGGCGCCAACGACGTGGTCAACCCGGCGGCGCGCACCGACAAGGCGTCGCCGATCTACGGCATGCCGATCCTCAACGCCGACCAGGCGCATCAGGTCTACGTGATCAAGCGCGGCCAGGGCAAGGGCTACGCCGGCGTGGAGAACCTGCTGTTCTACTGCGACAACTGCGACATGGTCTACGGCGACGCCGCCGCGGTGCTCAACCGCATGGTGCAGGCGGTGAAGGAGCTGGCCGCCTGA
- a CDS encoding NAD-dependent succinate-semialdehyde dehydrogenase, with amino-acid sequence MTYATRNPYTGELLASFPEATDAQVLAAIDAADAAFQQWKQAPFAERARVMHAAARLLRANTREYACLLTLEMGKLIGEAEAEVRLSADIFEYYAVNAERLLAPEHLPVADPAEGRAMVVHEPLGVLLAIEPWNFPYYQIARIIAPQLSAGNTVLLKHASNVPQCAAKFEALMAEAGLPAGAFVNLYATRGQVETILNDPRVHGVALTGSEGAGAIVAAQAAKALKKSTMELGGADAFVVLDDAPLEKTVKWAVFGRHWNGGQVCVSSKRMIVVQEVYEEFLQRYRAGVAALRAGDPMDPATTLAPLSSQGAADDLKRQIAEAVRHGATATEVGPPVPVHGAFVQPTFLTDVAPDNPAYHQEFFGPVSMLFRARDEDDAVRIANDSPFGLGGSVFTGDDARGVAVARRISTGMVFVNHPTMVKADLPFGGVRRSGYGRELIGLGIKEFVNHKLIDVVDIDAPF; translated from the coding sequence ATGACCTATGCGACCCGCAATCCCTATACCGGCGAATTGCTCGCCAGCTTCCCGGAGGCCACCGATGCGCAGGTACTGGCCGCGATCGATGCCGCCGACGCCGCGTTCCAGCAATGGAAGCAGGCCCCGTTCGCCGAACGCGCCAGGGTGATGCATGCCGCGGCGCGGCTGCTGCGCGCCAACACCCGAGAGTACGCATGCCTGCTGACGCTGGAGATGGGCAAGCTGATCGGCGAGGCCGAAGCCGAGGTGCGGCTGTCGGCGGACATCTTCGAGTACTACGCGGTCAACGCCGAGCGCTTGCTGGCGCCGGAGCATCTGCCGGTGGCCGATCCGGCCGAGGGCAGGGCGATGGTGGTGCACGAGCCGCTGGGCGTGCTGCTGGCGATCGAACCGTGGAATTTCCCGTACTACCAGATCGCGCGGATCATCGCCCCGCAACTGTCGGCCGGCAACACCGTGTTGCTCAAGCACGCCTCCAACGTGCCGCAGTGCGCGGCCAAGTTCGAAGCGCTGATGGCCGAAGCCGGGCTGCCGGCCGGGGCCTTCGTCAATCTCTACGCCACCCGCGGCCAGGTGGAGACCATCCTCAACGACCCGCGCGTGCACGGTGTGGCGCTCACCGGGTCGGAAGGTGCCGGCGCCATCGTCGCGGCCCAGGCGGCCAAGGCGCTGAAGAAGTCGACCATGGAACTGGGCGGTGCCGACGCCTTCGTGGTGCTGGACGATGCGCCGCTGGAGAAGACGGTGAAGTGGGCGGTGTTCGGCCGCCACTGGAACGGCGGGCAGGTCTGCGTGTCGTCCAAGCGCATGATCGTGGTGCAGGAGGTGTACGAGGAGTTCCTGCAGCGCTACCGCGCCGGCGTGGCGGCGCTGCGGGCCGGCGATCCGATGGATCCGGCGACCACCCTGGCGCCGCTGTCTTCGCAGGGCGCCGCCGACGACCTGAAGCGGCAGATCGCCGAGGCGGTCAGGCATGGCGCCACCGCGACCGAGGTCGGGCCGCCGGTGCCGGTGCATGGCGCGTTCGTGCAGCCGACCTTCCTCACCGACGTCGCCCCGGACAACCCGGCCTACCACCAGGAGTTCTTCGGCCCGGTGTCGATGCTGTTCCGCGCCCGGGACGAGGACGACGCGGTACGCATCGCCAACGATTCGCCGTTCGGCCTGGGCGGCTCGGTGTTCACCGGCGACGATGCGCGCGGCGTGGCGGTGGCCAGGCGCATCTCCACCGGCATGGTGTTCGTCAACCACCCGACCATGGTCAAGGCCGACCTGCCGTTCGGCGGCGTGCGCCGTTCCGGCTACGGGCGCGAACTGATCGGGCTGGGCATCAAGGAATTCGTCAATCACAAGCTGATCGACGTGGTCGACATCGACGCGCCGTTCTGA
- the mltB gene encoding lytic murein transglycosylase B, whose product MIRRSLICLLTLGLVACATQPKAPPSPPQASAPPPAPRPAPPAEAAPEVVQAPPVDLTPVPFEVARANFVRDTAARYGMDPAQIEATLAQAQFKDAIVAAMSRPAERVKPWSEYRPMFISQARIDGGRAFLATHRDELQRVQARTGVPAEVIVAIIGVETSYGKNAGSYRVLDALYTLAFRYPRSGDPAKLEREVRRELFFRDELGQLFALAREENLDITGLIGSYAGAMGLGQFMPSSYRQFAVDGDGDGKRNLFTDYDDAFSSIANYFVKKGGWVRDGVVAVPATLRPGAEEFNPTDWTPTYTLADLAARGYTPTAPVPAAAGGATPITLDGSAGKQYWLGFQNYYAITRYNNSKMYAMAVYQLSQAIAGKELPPA is encoded by the coding sequence ATGATCCGACGCTCGCTGATTTGCCTGCTCACGCTTGGCCTGGTCGCATGCGCGACCCAGCCCAAGGCGCCTCCGTCGCCGCCGCAGGCCAGCGCGCCGCCGCCTGCGCCGCGTCCGGCTCCGCCGGCCGAGGCCGCGCCGGAAGTGGTGCAGGCGCCACCGGTGGACCTGACCCCGGTCCCGTTCGAGGTCGCCCGCGCCAACTTCGTCCGCGACACCGCGGCCAGGTACGGCATGGATCCGGCGCAGATCGAGGCGACCCTGGCGCAGGCCCAGTTCAAGGATGCGATCGTCGCGGCGATGTCGCGCCCGGCCGAGCGGGTCAAGCCGTGGAGCGAGTACCGGCCGATGTTCATCAGCCAGGCGCGCATCGACGGCGGCCGTGCGTTCCTGGCCACGCATCGCGACGAACTGCAGCGGGTGCAGGCGCGCACCGGCGTGCCGGCCGAGGTCATCGTCGCGATCATCGGCGTGGAAACCAGCTACGGCAAGAACGCCGGCTCCTACCGCGTGCTGGATGCGCTGTACACGCTGGCGTTCCGCTATCCGCGCAGCGGCGATCCAGCCAAGCTCGAGCGCGAGGTGCGCCGCGAACTGTTCTTCCGCGATGAGCTCGGCCAACTGTTCGCGCTGGCCCGCGAGGAGAACCTGGACATCACCGGCCTGATCGGCAGCTACGCCGGCGCGATGGGCCTGGGCCAGTTCATGCCGTCCAGCTACCGCCAGTTCGCGGTCGATGGCGACGGCGACGGCAAGCGCAATCTGTTCACCGACTACGACGACGCGTTCTCGTCCATCGCCAACTACTTCGTCAAGAAGGGCGGCTGGGTGCGCGACGGCGTGGTCGCGGTGCCGGCGACGCTGCGCCCGGGCGCCGAGGAATTCAATCCGACCGACTGGACGCCGACCTACACCCTGGCCGACCTGGCCGCGCGCGGCTACACGCCGACCGCGCCGGTGCCGGCAGCCGCTGGCGGCGCCACGCCGATCACGCTCGACGGCAGCGCCGGCAAGCAGTACTGGCTCGGCTTCCAGAACTACTACGCGATCACCCGCTACAACAATTCCAAGATGTACGCGATGGCCGTCTACCAACTGTCCCAGGCCATCGCCGGCAAGGAGTTACCCCCGGCATGA
- a CDS encoding septal ring lytic transglycosylase RlpA family protein — MNPNALLRIAPVVAVLALAACSSAPKKTAGGAGPGIRVEGKGPAHVATGCPSTSPYAPAKEDPSKRGNYTAGGLYAPGVRDSTPDYVPNVACIPEPLVTDEPRSAIGNRSPYMVLGREYVVIDDPHSYVERGTASYYGSKFHGRLTSNREVYDMYAFTAAHKTLPLPSFALVTNLDNGESVVVRINDRGPFHDDRLIDLSYAAAVKLGITGKGTGRVEVRGLTPADNGDLLARRGTGRRPATLLASASTATATRDPAAVRRAADMDNLVKTLPATSVGSAGGSVAAAATVPARAVPVAAVVAPTAAAATATAAALPEGERWRYRVQDAPGRVGDADRFDAWMKSRGVRVATGKPATPAPSVAAANTPVRGSRGTATAKPTAAPTAAVAAPTVAVATPAAPPAPVASAAAPREDDSARGPLGILLQVASFASRENANRALSQLASAGIVGASISDIVSGGRTLWRLRVAAEDHGRAAELATRIAGLGFGRPQIVKD; from the coding sequence ATGAACCCGAACGCGCTGCTCCGGATCGCTCCCGTCGTCGCTGTGCTGGCGCTGGCCGCCTGCAGCAGCGCCCCGAAGAAGACCGCCGGCGGCGCCGGGCCCGGCATCCGGGTCGAGGGCAAGGGGCCGGCGCACGTCGCCACCGGTTGTCCGTCGACCTCGCCCTACGCGCCGGCCAAGGAAGATCCGTCCAAGCGCGGCAACTACACCGCCGGCGGCCTGTATGCGCCCGGCGTGCGCGACAGCACCCCGGACTACGTGCCCAACGTCGCCTGCATTCCCGAGCCGCTGGTCACCGACGAACCGCGCTCGGCGATCGGCAACCGCTCCCCGTACATGGTGCTGGGCCGCGAGTACGTGGTCATCGACGATCCGCACAGCTACGTCGAGCGCGGCACCGCCTCGTACTACGGCAGCAAGTTCCATGGCCGGCTGACCTCCAACCGCGAGGTCTACGACATGTACGCGTTCACCGCCGCGCACAAGACCCTGCCGCTGCCCAGCTTCGCCCTGGTCACCAACCTGGACAACGGCGAGTCGGTGGTGGTGCGGATCAACGACCGCGGCCCGTTCCACGACGATCGGCTGATCGATCTGAGCTACGCGGCGGCGGTCAAGCTCGGCATCACCGGCAAGGGCACCGGCCGCGTGGAAGTGCGCGGACTCACTCCGGCCGACAACGGCGACCTGCTGGCGCGGCGCGGCACCGGCCGGCGCCCTGCGACGCTGCTGGCCAGCGCGTCCACCGCCACCGCCACACGCGATCCCGCGGCGGTGCGGCGCGCGGCGGACATGGACAATCTGGTCAAGACCTTGCCGGCGACGTCGGTCGGATCGGCCGGCGGCAGCGTGGCCGCCGCCGCGACCGTGCCGGCGCGCGCCGTGCCGGTGGCGGCGGTCGTTGCGCCTACCGCCGCCGCGGCGACCGCCACGGCCGCGGCGCTGCCGGAAGGCGAGCGTTGGCGCTATCGCGTGCAGGACGCGCCGGGCCGGGTCGGCGATGCCGATCGTTTCGACGCCTGGATGAAGTCGCGCGGTGTGCGCGTGGCCACCGGCAAGCCGGCCACGCCCGCGCCCAGCGTGGCCGCGGCGAACACCCCGGTGCGCGGATCCCGCGGCACCGCGACGGCCAAGCCCACTGCCGCGCCTACTGCCGCCGTGGCCGCCCCGACCGTCGCAGTGGCGACGCCGGCAGCGCCTCCCGCACCGGTCGCCAGCGCCGCCGCGCCGCGCGAGGACGACAGCGCGCGCGGGCCGCTCGGCATCCTGCTGCAGGTGGCCAGCTTCGCCAGCCGCGAGAACGCCAACCGCGCGCTGTCGCAGTTGGCCTCGGCCGGCATCGTCGGCGCCAGCATCAGCGACATCGTCTCCGGTGGCCGCACCCTGTGGCGGCTGCGGGTGGCGGCCGAGGACCATGGGCGCGCCGCCGAGCTGGCCACGCGCATCGCCGGCCTCGGCTTCGGCCGGCCGCAGATCGTCAAGGATTGA